In Silene latifolia isolate original U9 population chromosome X, ASM4854445v1, whole genome shotgun sequence, the following proteins share a genomic window:
- the LOC141622711 gene encoding protein TIFY 10A-like, with translation MGSEMFTKAQEKMKIKSNFARTCNRFSQFLKERRSLGDVGFGGITSPRLAMEAGTYSLCPTQIQTKSDGINEQQNANELITVEDKSLELFPLTSSSSSLNLHEFAKNMDHSRESTKSKEEPKKSTKAPMTIIYEGKVIVLEDLNEEMAEEIISLASQGGVINASSNNNPITTHLSRGLLDLPIARRRTLHRFMDKRKDRIAACEPYQRNNTLSSVKEFYKQEEEKQLELKL, from the exons ATGGGATCGGAGATGTTTACAAAGGCacaagagaaaatgaagattaagTCCAATTTTGCAAGAACATGCAACCGTTTTAGCCAATTTTTGAAAGAAAGAAGGTCTTTAGGAGATGTTGGCTTTGGTGGTATTACTTCACCAAGGCTTGCTATGGAAGCGGGCACGTATTCTTTGTGCCCGACTCAAATCCAGACTAAATCAGATGGTATAAATGAACAGCAGAACGCAAATGAGTTGATTACGGTTGAAGATAAGTCTTTGGAGTTGTTTCCATTGACAAGCTCATCATCCTCTCTCAATCTCCATGAATTTGCGAAGAACATGGATCACTCCAG AGAATCGACAAAATCGAAGGAAGAGCCAAAAAAAAGTACAAAGGCACCCATGACAATAATTTACGAGGGAAAAGTGATAGTTTtagaagatttgaatgaagaaaTGGCGGAAGAAATCATATCTTTAGCAAGTCAAGGCGGAGTGATTAACGCGTCATCGAACAATAATCCTATAACGACACATCTTTCACGTGGATTATTGGATCTACCCATTGCTAGAAGAAGAACTCTTCACCGTTTTATGGACAAAAGAAAGGACAG GATTGCTGCATGTGAACCTTATCAACGAAACAATACATTATCTTCTGTAAAGGAATTTTATAAGCAAGAAGAGGAAAAGCAATTGGAGCTGAAGCTATAA